The genome window GATGCCGTTAAAGACGGACTCGGACTAAACCACACCGAGCTACTTGGCACGATGTTTGACCGCAGCAACGACGCTGTAAATTTACTGATTAGCTGCGGCGCGGACTTCCTTGAAAGGCTTATTTTTGAAAGCGGCCACAGCGTAGCTAGAAGCTTGCAAACATCAAACGGCTCAGGATCCGGCTATGTCCAACCTATGCTAAACAAACTAAAAGACGATCCAAACGTTACGATAAAAACTAGAGCCAAATTTGATGAATTAGTACTAGACGACAGCGGCCGCGTCGTGGGCGTTATCGGTAGAGAGGATTATAAATTTGACGCTAAACTCTTTAGCGACGACCTTGAGAACAAATCTGGCGAAAAGAAAGCGTATAAGGCAAAAAGCGGCGTATTGCTCGCTGCGGGCGGCTTTGGACGCGACTTGTGGTACCGCCAGATCCAAGATCCTCGCATCGTACCTACCATCGACAGCACTAACCACCCTGGCTCATCTGCGGGCGCGATGCTACAAGCCACCAAAATCGGTGCCGTAACGCTCCAGACCTCATGGATTCAGTTTTTACCTTACTGCTCGCCGGACGAAAAAGGCTTTGGTGCGGCGGTAAACTTCACCAACCACTGCTGCAACACCTACGGCATCACGGTTAATCCAAAAACCGGCGAACGCTTCATGAACGAGCACGCAGGACGTAAAATCAAAGCCGACGCATGCTTTGCCGTCATCGGTAAAGAGGAAAACTATCCGGTAAATATCTGCGACTCTCAAGCCGTCGCCGCGCAAAACCCGATCTATACGTCAAGACCTCTTGAAATCGGCGTCATTTGGAAATTTGACACTATCGACGCGCTTGCGGCACATTTTAAAATCCCTGCCGACAAGCTAAAAGCTACGATTGCTAAGTATAACGAAGGCGTGAAAGCAGGCAAAGACGAATTTGGCAAACCGGTATCTAAACTAAACGGCATCGACGTATCAAAGGCGCCGTTCTATGCTAGCCGAACCATGCCGAAAGTTCACCATACTTGCGGCGGTTTAGAGATAAATACCAAAGCTCAGGTTATCTCTCTAGATACCCACGAGCCGATTCCTGGCCTCTTTGCTGCGGGCGAGATCACCGGCGGCGTACACGGAGCCAGTAGGCTTGGAACGTATGCGATATTAGATTGCATGGTGTTTGGAATGATAGCTGGAGAGAATATCTAATCTCGCAGGGAGGCTGCGCCTCCCTTTTGCGATCAAGCTCCATCCTGTTGGAGTCCCGTACTAAAGAGTAAGATCGCTACTCGCGATCCAATTCGTATCGCAGGCCAAATTTAAGATTAAAGTCTAGAATTCGGCTTGCGGTACTTTTAAATTTGAAGCCGAATTTGCAGTTAAATTTGCAAACTAGGCATCCGAAAGGAATTCGCATGAAACATAAAGCGTTTCTCGCCTTGTGCGCATCTATGCTGCTATGCTCTTTTGCATTTAGCGCAGGAACCCCAAGCGCAAAGATAACGTCTTTAGTCGATCTTAACGTCACCGATGAACTGCGAGCCAAACACCCGCTAAAGCCTCATCACGAAAAGCTAAGCTTCACCTGTCTTGATTGTCACGAAGGACAAGGAAACGACGCTAGTAAATTTAAATCTATCGGCGATAAAGGCTGTTTATCCTGTCACGGCGACAAGAAAAAGATAGCTAAAAGACTAGAATACATGGATCTGCTAAAAGCAAATCCCCACAACTCGGTTCACGACGGCCCTACGCTATACTGCGACGAGTGCCACAACGAGCATAAAAAATCAACCAATATGTGCACGGAGTGCCACGAACACGAAGTTCCGCAATGGATGGGGGTAACGCCATGAAAATTTCAAAGAAAGTACTAGCGCTTATTATATTAGTAAGCGGCATTATAGGGTTTTTAGTCGTACTTCCCGTGCATTACGCCCTAGAAGAAACTAGCGGAGAGAAGTTTTGCGTAGTATGCCACGAGATGGATCCTATGGTTATAGCTTATAGTAGCGACGTACATAGCGGCAAAGGCAAAAGCGGAGTAAGGGCTAAATGCGTAGACTGCCACATACCTCACGACAACCTAGCCAAATACGTCCTAGTTAAAGCTAAAAACGGACTAATGGAGGGATATATTCATTTCTTTAAAGATCCGGAGGCTATAGACTGGCATAAAAACAGAGAGAAAAGAGAGCACTTCGTATTTGACAACGGTTGCGTTAGCTGCCATACGAATTTGGTAGACAATAAACTAACAAGCCCGCAAGCTCAAAAGATGCACGCTCACTATCAAAGCTTGCTAAATACGGATAAGCAACTAACCTGCGCTAGCTGTCACGCCGAGGTAGGCCACAGCGGGCTAAACAATATGCTAAACTACTGGAAGCCTGAATACAAAATCTACGAAAAGAAAGCCGCAATCAAAAAAGAAGAGATAAAGAAGGCTTATTTCGGGGAGGATTACGTAGCGCCGAAAGTAGAAAAAACAGAAACTACGGCGGATAAAAACGCGACTAAGTAAAATTTCCTAAATTTAATAGCCCGCGTGATTCGGGCTATCAAATTTAACTCTGCAGTGTATAAA of Campylobacter showae contains these proteins:
- a CDS encoding flavocytochrome c; protein product: MQNSRRSFLKMSMAGAGALALSSVNANATSNEKDVKFDEEYDVVIVGTGFAGLAAAIKASERGKKVLILEKMGRAGGNSVINGGNMAAPMNKFQVAQGIKDSKEIFIADAVKDGLGLNHTELLGTMFDRSNDAVNLLISCGADFLERLIFESGHSVARSLQTSNGSGSGYVQPMLNKLKDDPNVTIKTRAKFDELVLDDSGRVVGVIGREDYKFDAKLFSDDLENKSGEKKAYKAKSGVLLAAGGFGRDLWYRQIQDPRIVPTIDSTNHPGSSAGAMLQATKIGAVTLQTSWIQFLPYCSPDEKGFGAAVNFTNHCCNTYGITVNPKTGERFMNEHAGRKIKADACFAVIGKEENYPVNICDSQAVAAQNPIYTSRPLEIGVIWKFDTIDALAAHFKIPADKLKATIAKYNEGVKAGKDEFGKPVSKLNGIDVSKAPFYASRTMPKVHHTCGGLEINTKAQVISLDTHEPIPGLFAAGEITGGVHGASRLGTYAILDCMVFGMIAGENI
- a CDS encoding cytochrome c3 family protein, translating into MKHKAFLALCASMLLCSFAFSAGTPSAKITSLVDLNVTDELRAKHPLKPHHEKLSFTCLDCHEGQGNDASKFKSIGDKGCLSCHGDKKKIAKRLEYMDLLKANPHNSVHDGPTLYCDECHNEHKKSTNMCTECHEHEVPQWMGVTP
- a CDS encoding cytochrome c3 family protein codes for the protein MKISKKVLALIILVSGIIGFLVVLPVHYALEETSGEKFCVVCHEMDPMVIAYSSDVHSGKGKSGVRAKCVDCHIPHDNLAKYVLVKAKNGLMEGYIHFFKDPEAIDWHKNREKREHFVFDNGCVSCHTNLVDNKLTSPQAQKMHAHYQSLLNTDKQLTCASCHAEVGHSGLNNMLNYWKPEYKIYEKKAAIKKEEIKKAYFGEDYVAPKVEKTETTADKNATK